The DNA region CAGCGTGCCGAGATTGGGACCTATCAGGTCCTCCTCAAAAATTATCGCCTTCCGGCTAAAATGACAGAAGTATTGCGGGGATTGCTTTCCGACGAACCTGATGAACGCTGGGGAACCAGTGAATTAGAAACTTGGATTAACGGCAAACGTCCGGCGGCACTTCCCCGCAAGAGCCTGATCAAGGCAGACGCACCCTTTAAGTTTGAATCGTATGAACTGGTAGCCCCGCGGGCACTTGCACACGCTCTGGCGAAAAACGTGCCAGAAGCAGCAAAAGCAATCAAAAGCGGCGACCTGGAAATTTGGGCTCGTAGCGATCTGAAAATAAGTGGCTTGGCAGATTCTATTAAGGAAATTGCCGAAGTCGCGACGATAAACGTAAATAAGGCGGATTCGAAAGACGATTTTGTGGTCACTAAAGTGAGTCTCATTATGGACCCAACCGGCCCTATTCGTTATCGAGGATTTTCTTTTATGCCTGACGGGTTCGGAGGCGCAATGGCTGTCGAATACCTACGCACTCAGGAAAATAAATTCGCTGCTCAAGTTCTATCGCGTAACGTCCTCGGTATTTGGACCGTTGCCCAAGGAGATAACTCGCCAGATACTTTTTCCTATGATGCCAACTTTAAGGAGCTACGTAAATTTCAACAAAAAGTCTCTTTAGGCTATGGAATAGAACGGTGCCTCTATGAGGAAAACCGATCCCTTGCTTGCCAAAGTCCAAATATTGCCCAGGACTACGTAACCGATATTAGAGAAATTCTGACGGCACTAGATCGGGCGGCCAATCGCGCCGATACGACCGGGAAACCTATTGACCGGCATGTTGCGGGATTCATCGCCGCCCATTTCGATCAGGAAATTGAACCGCACCTAAATGCACTCGCAAGTCCTGGCGAAGCGTCATCACTCATCGGCATGCTCAGCCTGCTAGCGTTAATGCAGTGGAAGCTAGAAGGTGAGCCGGTTTATGGTTTATCGAGTTGGATGGGGGGACTTTTAGGTCCCGCAATCAACACCTACTACAATCGGTCTACCCGGCGTGAAATTGAAGGTGAAATTCCCAAGCTGGTGCGCCAAGGCAGCCTGCCCGACCTGTTTGATCTAATCGATAACGCCGAGCGGCGTAAGGACGATATGAACGGTTTCGAAGAGGCACAAGCCGAATACGCGACCGCAGAGGCCGAAGTTAAGGAACTGACTGAAAACGAAGAAGAGCGAGCCAACTCGGCAGAATCTTCTGGGCATCATGCGTCAGCTGTTACCTCATTTCTTTTTATGGCATTTATTGTAACTCTTGTTTTTATCTTTGGTTGAGTCTCGAGTTCGGAACACGGTGGCATGGGCAGCATTTTAAAATTATATTTTGGCGTTTTTTGTTTGGTGATTCTGCTCATCATGGTCGCCTTGCCGACCGTGATCATCCTATTCTTTGGCATGCTACCAAGCCTAGTTGCGTTTATCGTTGATCGTTCCGCCCGAAAATCTCAAGCCATTTGCGTCGGTAGCATGAACTTTACCGGCGTCTTTCCATCCCTGATGGAACTTTGGGTCGAGACTGACAATTCCTACGAAGCGGCAACGGAAATATTCTCTGACGTGTTTATCATTGCGCTAATGTATTCCGCAGCCGCATTTGGGTACCTGATGTACATGGTTATACCGCCGATGGTAACTACATTTTTGAACGTCATGGCGCAGCGCCGCATTGCGTTACTGCGGGCCGCACAAAAGAAAATTATCGGCGAATGGGGACCCGAAGTCGCTCAGATCGTTGCCGACGCAGACGAAGAGGAGGAGGATGAGAAAGAGGAGAAAGCTGATCCGCCTGATGAAGACAGCAACTCAGATGTACAGGACCTACCCGATCTAGAAGATGATGGCGGCATCATCATGGAAGATTTGCGATAGGCTACGTGCTCCCTAGATCGCCAGATCGGTCCCGCTGGTTTCTTGTTCAATGGAAAGTTTTATCTTTTTAAGGGCGTTGGCCTCGATTTGGCGAACGCGTTCGCGCGAAATACTGTACACCCGGCTCAACTGCTCAAGCGTAGAAGGCTTATCGCTTAAGCGCCGTTCAGTGATAATGTGGCGCTCCCGATCCGTTAGCAACCCCATTGCCCCGGTTAGAAGTTGGCGGCGAATGGTTAATTCCTCTACCTCTGCAACGTAGGTCTCTTGGCTTTCTGAGTCATCAACCAAAAAATCTTGCCATTCATCAAAGCCATCTTCGCGCAACGGCACATTCAAAGAATGATCGTGGCTCGACAAACGTCCGTTCATGCTGGAGACCTCTGCCTCCGACACATTCAATCGATCCGCAATGATCGTGACGTGCTCTGGCGACAGATCGCCATCGTCGATGGCCTGCAGCTGCGCTTTCAGTTTGCGCAAATTGAAGAATAATTTTTTCTGTGCTGCCGTTGTTCCCATTTTCACGATCGACCAGGACCGCAAGATATATTCCTGCATTGATGCTCTGATCCACCACATGGCATAGGTTGCCAAACGGAATCCACGATCCGGGTCAAATCGTTTAACCGCCTTGATCATTCCAAGGTTTCCTTCGGACAACACCTCCGCCAACGGCAAGCCATACCCGCGGTATCCCATCGCAATTCGTGCGACCAAACGAAGGTGACTGGTTATCAGACGGTCTGCCGCCGATTGATCCCCTTGTTCGACCCAACGGCGAGCCAATTCGACTTCTTCCCCCGGCGTGAGCATGGGGATGTTGTGGACCCGGTTGAGATAGCGGGACAGATTCAATTCAGGACTGGGGCCGTCTTCGGGTATTACGGATGCCATGAGTAGGTACTTTCGCCGAACGTTGAAATACATAAATGCTATTCGCTTCGACGCTTCGCGACGCAGTGAATAACACCATATTACCCGACGAATTTGATAAGGTATATATAAATTTAGTCTGTATCTAATATTTTAATTATCTTATTGATATAATTAGATTTTTCTGAATACAAGTCGATGTCTTTTTCCGTTATAGGGTGATAAAACCCTATGTTTAACGCATGTAATGCCTGATACTCGCATGAATTTAGCTGTTTTTTTTGTTCATCGGAGACCGACCGCAACCGTCGCGCGGCACCACCATCGTAAACGGGATCACAGACCAGCGAATGCCCGATGCTGGTCATATGAACACGAATTTGATGGGTGCGGCCGGTCTCCAGTTTACAGGTTACTAAACTGGCCTGAGTCCCGATAGCGCGCTCTACCTTATAATGGGTAACTGCTGTCTTTCCACCGCGCGCGACAATCGCCATTTTTTTTCTGTTCGATGGGCTTCTCCCGATGTTTCCTTCAATCGTTCCTTCCCGTGGCGCGGGCATGCCCCAGACGACGGCGCAGTAGGAACGACGAACCGTGTGGGCCGCAAATTGCTCGGAAAGGCCGTGGTGCGTCGCATCATTTTTAGCCGCGACAAGTAGGCCGCTGGTATCCTTATCTAAACGATGAACGATCCCTGGTCGACTGACCCCGCCAATGCCGGAGAGACTACCCCGGCAATGATGCAGGAGCGCATTGACCAAGGTTCCCTCAAAATGACCGGGTGCCGGATGCACGACAAGCCCGGCCGGCTTGTTAATGACAATCAGATCATCATCCTCAAACACCACATCCAGCGGGATATCTTGTGGTTGCGGTAGGGCTGGAACGACGGGCGGAACATCCACCTGATAGACCTGTCCGACTTTAACTTTCTGAGCAGGTTCAAGTACGGCAGCCGCATCCCCTTCCCTGCTAACCTGTCCGCCTTCAATTAGCGACTTAAAACGTGTCCGTGACATTTCCGGCAAGGCTTCCGCCAGGAAGCTATCCAGCCGCGTGCCGGCCTTGTGCTCGGGCACCGGGACTGTATAAGACTGTTGGTTCGTCGTACTGGGCATTGTGCTCAT from Rhodospirillaceae bacterium includes:
- the rpoH gene encoding RNA polymerase sigma factor RpoH — translated: MASVIPEDGPSPELNLSRYLNRVHNIPMLTPGEEVELARRWVEQGDQSAADRLITSHLRLVARIAMGYRGYGLPLAEVLSEGNLGMIKAVKRFDPDRGFRLATYAMWWIRASMQEYILRSWSIVKMGTTAAQKKLFFNLRKLKAQLQAIDDGDLSPEHVTIIADRLNVSEAEVSSMNGRLSSHDHSLNVPLREDGFDEWQDFLVDDSESQETYVAEVEELTIRRQLLTGAMGLLTDRERHIITERRLSDKPSTLEQLSRVYSISRERVRQIEANALKKIKLSIEQETSGTDLAI
- a CDS encoding RluA family pseudouridine synthase, whose amino-acid sequence is MPSTTNQQSYTVPVPEHKAGTRLDSFLAEALPEMSRTRFKSLIEGGQVSREGDAAAVLEPAQKVKVGQVYQVDVPPVVPALPQPQDIPLDVVFEDDDLIVINKPAGLVVHPAPGHFEGTLVNALLHHCRGSLSGIGGVSRPGIVHRLDKDTSGLLVAAKNDATHHGLSEQFAAHTVRRSYCAVVWGMPAPREGTIEGNIGRSPSNRKKMAIVARGGKTAVTHYKVERAIGTQASLVTCKLETGRTHQIRVHMTSIGHSLVCDPVYDGGAARRLRSVSDEQKKQLNSCEYQALHALNIGFYHPITEKDIDLYSEKSNYINKIIKILDTD